AATACCCACAAACTTGGCAGCGTGTTCTCGGCAAAGTTCTCGAATCTTTGTTTTTGGAAGCTCCTCTTTTTTCGCAGTTCCGAGTTTCTTCTCTACCTGCTGCTCAATCGGCAGACCATGACAGTCCCACCCCGGAGTAAAGCGAACCGCTTTACCTTCAAAATAGTTGAATTTGACGATGATATCTTTCAAGATTTTGTTGAGGGCATGACCGATGTGAATGTGTCCGTTTGCATAGGGAGGACCGTCGTGAAGGGTGAAAAGCTCTTTGCCTTCACGATTTTTTTTCATCTTTTCATACACATCTTTTTCAAACCATTTCGCAAACCGTTTTGGCTCGTTTTGAGGGAGATTTCCCCGCATCGGGAATGTGGTCTTGGGTAAAAGCAGCGTCTCTTTATAATCCATGAACCCTCTTTTATTCAATTTTTGGTTAATATTGTATAAAAAATGTGGTTAAAAGCTTCTGAATATTTGCTATAATCATTAGAAATAGCAAGGAACGCCCATGAAAAACGCGATTCTTTTTATCGGTCAAGACTTTTTGATCAATGATGCCTTTGTCGCCTCCATCGAAAGAACGATGTACAAGCAATTCATCAATATCCATGCCAAAGAGTTTTTTCACGACAAAGACAAAGATCTCATTTTGCACGTATCAAAAACGATAGAAAACTTTGACACCATCTTGATAGCCACAACGAGCCAAAGTTTTCCAATAGTAAGCAAAATTTTATCGACACTGTATGAAGACAACCTGATAGCAAAAGAAGGGATGCTCGTCCCATCAAAAGTTTCCGAGATTGAAAAAGACAGTTACATACTTTATGCCCAGGACAAACAGATCAATGTCATTCAAGCAGAAGTCTGTAAAAAAGTACCAAAGATTTTACTTGAAAACGGAATCGAATCGGCCATTTTGCATATTTTCGATCTTGAATATGAAGAGTTTATTGAAAAGCTCTCGCCGCTTGCAAGAACATTCGAAATCGAGATACAAACAACAAAACTGACACACAATCTTTATAAAATTCTTGCCATCAACAAAAAATTTGGCGATTTGCCCATGTTTGTACAAAACGCAAAACTTCTTTTCCCAAACAATATGATCATCGCACACAATCTGTTTGAGTATCTAATAGATCGCTTCACTATCGCTCATAAAAAGATCACATTCGCCGAAAGTTGCACCGGAGGTCTTTTGGCTTCGATGCTTACAAAAATTCCAGGCGCATCCAATATATTCGATGGATCACTGGTCACCTATGCGAATGAAATAAAACACGCTTGGCTTGGCGTTCGAAATGAAACGCTGATGAAATATGGAGCGGTCAGTCATGAAACAGTGGAAGAGATGATTGAAGGTGCACTGAAAAGCAGTGAAAGTGATTATGCTATCGCTATCAGTGGAATCGCAGGACCAGGTGGCGGCAGTAAAGAAAAACCTGTAGGAACGGTTTTTGTGGGTTGCGGTGATACTAATCAATCCATCATCCACAAAATGCACTTTGAAGGGGATCGCAACTACGTCCAGTATCAAGCGGCGATGTATGGTGTAAAACTGCTTTTTGAAATAGCTTCTGATGATCTTTTTTGAAAACTCTTGACAAGCAAAAAAATTTTGCTTATAATTTCACCCACATTCGTTGAGGGAAACAACTAAGAAAGCCCGAAGCGAAGGAAGTTTTGACCCGTTAGCTCAGCTGGTAGAGCAACTCCCTTTTAAGGAGTGGGCCGTTGGTTCGAATCCAACACGGGTCACCACTTCAGACCCCTTCATCTAGTGGCCAAGGATGCCACCCTTTCACGGTGGTCACAGGGGTTCAAATCCCCTAGGGGTCGCCATTTGAAGGTCGCTTAGCTCAGTTGGTAGAGCGCTTGCCTTACAAGCAAGTGGTCAGTGGTTCGAGTCCACTAGCGACCACCATTTGGAGCCGTAGTTCAGTTGGTTAGAATGCCGGCCTGTCACGCCGGAGGTCGCGGGTTCGAGTCCCGTCGGCTCCGCCACTTCTATATCATCTCTCCCATATCACAATCTTGCACAACGTATCAATCCATTGGAACATTTTTGGAACGTTCTTGTATTACAATTGCATTAGACCAATACAAGGGTTGTAATGCAAGAAAATTTGCCGATATATACAATCGAATCAACACGAGAACTCCAGATAGAGCAAATAGGGAAATTTTTCTTTACGCATAACGACTTTGCACCAATACAGCTTCATGAGCAGCATGACAAATACGCTATATGGAAGGTTCTTCCACACTCCAATGCAAAGTTTCTTCAGCAAAACATCTGCAGAACGGTTGTAATTGAAGTGCAATCTACAATCGCCCTTTCTTTCACAGCCAAGATCGAAATGGTCTGGGAGTTTGGTGATATCCGTTATATCCGTTTGCCGCATACAGACACCATAGAATATCTGTATCACAGAAAAACTCCTAGAGT
This region of Nitratiruptor sp. YY08-10 genomic DNA includes:
- a CDS encoding CinA family protein, which codes for MKNAILFIGQDFLINDAFVASIERTMYKQFINIHAKEFFHDKDKDLILHVSKTIENFDTILIATTSQSFPIVSKILSTLYEDNLIAKEGMLVPSKVSEIEKDSYILYAQDKQINVIQAEVCKKVPKILLENGIESAILHIFDLEYEEFIEKLSPLARTFEIEIQTTKLTHNLYKILAINKKFGDLPMFVQNAKLLFPNNMIIAHNLFEYLIDRFTIAHKKITFAESCTGGLLASMLTKIPGASNIFDGSLVTYANEIKHAWLGVRNETLMKYGAVSHETVEEMIEGALKSSESDYAIAISGIAGPGGGSKEKPVGTVFVGCGDTNQSIIHKMHFEGDRNYVQYQAAMYGVKLLFEIASDDLF